Genomic segment of Steroidobacter denitrificans:
GGCGGAGACCAGCATCATCTGTTTACGAGCGACGCCGATCGCACCCGGCTGGGTCGTCTGCACCGTCTGGCAGCCCGTCGCAAGAATCGCCACGGCGGCGATCAGCAGCGTGCGAATATGCATGAATGATACTCCGATGACAGCAAAAACCCGGCGGCGCCGCGGGTTCCCGACGAGGAACCGGCCGCGGCCCGTGCGCGCCTCCGGTGAAACGGCCTTTGGAAATAGCAATGGGGAAATAGTAATACCAGGCGACCGTCCCGCCAAATTACGCTAGCCTTCCATCACAACCACCGCGTAAGGAGACAGATGCATGATTCGGGTACCCCGCAAAAAATCTCCCCGGCCCGCTGTGCCCGGCGTCACCGAGGAACAAGCCCAGGAGGCCATCCGCGTACTGCTGCGCTGGGCTGGCGAGGACCCGCGGCGTGAAGGACTGCTCGATACGCCGGCGCGCGTCGTCGGCGCCTATCGCGACTGGTTCGCCGGCTATCTAAGCGATCCGGCCGATTACCTGCGCCGCACCTTCGAGGAAGTGGACGGTTATGATGAAATGATCGTATTGCGCGGCATCGAGTTCGAGTCGCATTGCGAGCATCACATGGCGCCCATCATCGGCTGCGCCCACGTCGGCTACCTGCCTACCAACAAGGTCGTGGGCATCAGCAAATTGGCAC
This window contains:
- the folE gene encoding GTP cyclohydrolase I FolE; protein product: MIRVPRKKSPRPAVPGVTEEQAQEAIRVLLRWAGEDPRREGLLDTPARVVGAYRDWFAGYLSDPADYLRRTFEEVDGYDEMIVLRGIEFESHCEHHMAPIIGCAHVGYLPTNKVVGISKLARVVDGYARRFQVQEKLTAQIANCIESVLKPRGVAVVVNAVHQCMTTRGVHKRGVSMITSAMRGDFRDDARTRDEFLRFIKE